The nucleotide window TTCAATTCCATTTGTCTGTATCGTTCAAGGCTGATAATGAATGAACAGGACTAGTAGATGAATGTTTCTATCATTTGGTATCACGTCATATCATCTTTACTAGCTTTGATGAAAACAGGTTAATTAATCGCATTCTTATGGATAACGTCCAACTTTTCTCTTCGCTGTATTCGATTCACCAAATTGTTTAAGTTTACGGATGAAGAACCGTGTGGACTGGTGGCTTCTTCTGCAAGTTTCTTCCACTCCATGGCCTTATTTCTCATTCCCGTAGCTTTCTCTCCCTCCATTAACTCTCTAACAAGCTTCTTCACTTCCTCTCTCCTCACATTCTTATCCATCTCCATACCAATGCCCCATTCTTTGCAAGTATAATGACAGTTTGTTTGCTGATCAGAATGGAATGGGCAGCATAACAGAGGCACTCCTGCAGACACACTCTCAATTGTTGAATTCCAACCGCTGTGTGTTAAAAACCCTCCAATCGATGGGTGGTTAAGTACTTGCTCTTGTGGGCACCAACTCGCTATTAGACTTCTTCCCTAAGTTTCATCCACAAACTCAGGTGGTAAAATTGCGGATTCACCGATGACCAAGTCAGGCCTAATTACCCAAAAGAAAGTAAGCTTGCTATTTTCAAGTCCCCAACCAATCTCCAGAAACTGTTCTGGTGTAATGAACGATGCGCTGCCAAAATTCACGTAAACAACAGAATTTGACGCCTTGGCGTTTAGCCATTTAAGGCACTCCGTTTCTTCTTTCCATAAGCTGTATCCCATAGGCTTCAAAGGGTCTTCTAGTATCTGATCGAGAAGCAATTGCAGAGGGCCAACCACGTAAACATGTGGAAGTATGGATGAGAGAGCCGCCAAAACATCTTGTTCCAGTGCATCAAAAGTATGAACAACAACTGCTGAAGCTTTATGAGCTCTGTCCACTGCTTCTAAGATGTGTCTAAAGTAGATATCGTCGGGATTTGTAGTTTGAAAGAGGGTCGGTAGGTCCCTTAGACGGATAGTTTTCATTCCCGGAATCCAATCTATTACCTTGTCCAGAAATCCATTTGTGAAATAACTCTCATCTAAAATATTCAAGTAAAGAAAAATGATCATTTGATTAGGACAAGAAATTAATAAATCTAGTTTAAACAATTGCTTCCATTATTTCTTCACCTTTGAGTGGTGCAAGTCCCTTTTCCACCAAAGCGGGGTACTGCATAAACCCCATAAAGCTGCTTGCTGCAAAAGTAAAGAACAGTGCTATAGGAATGCCAAGTTTCTCAGCTGCAAGGGTCGTGAATGACATGAAACCATCTGaaacaagttgaatatcagagtgcgcaatgaataaaactaacaaaataagaatattattaaacaaacgagaatgctAAATCGGCTACAAAAGCCTAAAGgttacattgtgaatgacttgttttcaaactaaattacaagctctatttatagagaaccAAACCTAAGAAACTCTAACTCGGATGGGCTAGgcccaaatcctaaactaacaagaaaaacccaaatattaaaataaacctaaatactaatattttccaacacctcatgtcaaactcatggcagtacacaacatgagtttgccaacaagcagatgtggatgcaagcctcCAAATTCTAATGTCAATGCCGATGTCGATGCCGGTACAcaacatgagtttgccaacaagcagatgtggatgcaagcctcCAAATTCCAATGCCAATGCCGATGTCGATGTCAATGCTGATGCCGATACTGACTtccgaacaaacaaacaaaaaatccagccaaattttttttccctttgccAGCATGGGCCTCAAACAAGCAAccaattttttcttgtttcttcctttttttttactcccctttttttccttcttttttcattccattctactttttcctcttttttcctTTGCAGCAATACAGACTTGCGGATACTCTTGCAGgctgtggcgttcaaaggtgcaGAAGCAGAGTCACGGGACAAAAAACGAAcgaacaatttttttcttcttgcaaacaatcaataccaactaacaaTCTGAACACGAACGACAACGGAAACAAGCAAACAGATACCAACCCGaagcagattaaatcccgaagaatcaaacctgctctgataccaagttgaatatcagagtgcgcaacgaataatactaacaaaataagaatattattaaacaaacgagaatgccgaaacggctacaaaaccctaaaggCTAGATCGTGAATGACTTGttttcaaactaaattacaagctctatttatagagaaccaaacctaagaaaccctaactcgGATGGGTTAGGCCCAAATCATAAACtaacaagaaaaacccaaatactaaaataaacctaaatactaatattttccaacaaaacaATGCAAGTCACTGGAGGATTAACATCATTGGACGTTAATGCAGTGTTGAATTTTTCGACGAGGCTAAGAAACGGAGGTAAGATACTTTGCCTGATGAAATGAAAGAGCAAAATGATGTCTTCTGGGGTACGTTTATCCGAACTAATTGTATGACCATCTGGGATTGTTTCGTATCGAAAATCAGGCAAGCCATCAAGCGAGTTGGGTCCAAGGGATTTAAGAAATTGCTTGTGGATGTACTCCGTGTTGACAAAGGTTATATGAAAACCTCTATGGTGGAGGAGCTTTGCTAATTTAAGCATTGCCTTTATATGACCTTGAAATGGAAGCGGAACTTATACAGCATGAGGCTTCTTGCCTTCTGCCATGGAGTTCATCTTGGGTTGTGTGGTTCGTCTAGTCTGACCCTTTTATCGAATACGGTAGATTGTTGTACATAACACCGTTTGACAGTGAGTAGTGAGAAGCCTGTGGGTTTATCTTGTCCCCGTACGTATGTGGTCGAGTTAAACTCAATTGTCAATTCTTTAGGTTTATCGTGTTTCAGTCTGTACATGTGGTTGTATTTAACCGACAAGGCTCGATCGTCCTATTCTTATAGAGACAACGGGCTACACAGttcatataatttatttttggggctttttgATCCATTTCCAAAAACATAAATGATTTTTAGAAGTGAGTCTAATTATctaattacatttttttatactctttttatattttctaaatatattaaaaatcaattaaaatcttcggctaaaccacacaatgagcaactaatttggtatcgaattcgccatccacgaaatttgaacttaagacccctcacttccaagtgaaaaggaatactaCCAAACCGTAATATTGAGTGACAATTGAAGAGAgaattattgataataaaataattaaatttaaggaattggacctattttaataaattggactATTCTCAAAAGATTGGACTAATATcaagtttccttttttttttaagaaaaattaatgaaaatggcttgaaaactttgagttttaatgataaggacaaaataaaaggtaaagtgaatagtatcaggattgactttttagtgttaaaatatggtttttcgttaaagtgaacagtatcgggagcttttcgttaaagttcctatttttttttattagtttggAAAGGGCCTTGAGGGGTTCATTCTAGTGGAGTTAGTTATTTCTAATTTCTCTTAGCAAATGGGAGTGGCCTATACTcgtagtttcccaaaaaaaaaaaaacaaaggaggtTATAGTTGTCTCCGAGATGTCTTTTAAACTTCCAAAACCACATTTTAAATTCTataataaaaatcaaacttctcatttgttGTCCGATTAATATCGTTTtgctttcatttaatttctcaaGGCCTTTGAGTTACCCATAGGGTGTTGTAATCAGGTTATTTAAGCCATTCATTGACTCCTATTATGGTGATCTTTCAATCTTAATCAAACAAATCCTTTGGGACTATTCTCAAAATTGGTGGATTCCAAAATTTTGCCTTTAAATTACGTTTGCAATCCTTTAAACTTAGTATTGCGTCAGTTTCGCCCtatgatatatatatgagaattgttattggcactccaaactttctataattagaaagaaaaatacatttgtgaggagtgtagaatgagattttaggagtgttaataacacttccctatatatatatatatatatatatatatatatatatatatatatatatatatatatatatcagagtATAATAAGGTTCCATTCAAGCATATTCATATGGTATATATGCAAAGGATAAAATTCAAAGCTACGTACTTTCCAGTATAGGTCAAACTACTCGATTTGATTATGAAAATATACGACTCTTGTGCTTGATTAGGGTTTTCgtacttttgtttttcttttctgaataaacgacattatctacactaagggaaagTGAGTGATTTATACTTGTAGCTCTTTTCAAGAAGGTATTATGCGCTCAAAATGAAGCACAGACGCCAAATTTGTAAATTCCCATTGTGTCCTATTGTTTTGTCAATTTTATAgcgcttcctttttttttttacttctcgtACAAATTCACCCAAATCTTGTCCTAGATCAGTCACCTTCACTTGTAAAGAACTCGCCCTCGAGTTCATCTTAAAAGAACTAGCGTTGACAGGAATCTTGATAAGTTGTTAGACATAGGATTCAATCCGAAGAACCCAACTTGGCCTTTAGTTGGAATCACAAAGGAACTAATACCATACAAAAGGATACATGCAGttacttgaaggaaaaattttactACCGTAATCCCAAAGGGTTTGTTTGACTAATGATTGAAAAATCATTACAATAGGAGCCATCCAATGACTTGCATAACCTGATTACAACACTTTGTGGGTAACTCAAAGGCCTTAGGATATTAAATGAAGGAGAAACGACATTAATCAGACAACAAATGAAAAGTCtgatttttattacaaaatttaaaatgcAATTTTGGAAGTCTAAAATCAATCATAGATCACTGGAAAGTAGTGAGTTAGAACAAAGACGTCGTGCTCTTTTCAAGAAGGTATCATGTGTCTAAAACGGAGCTCACatgttaaatttgtaaattccCACTGCGTCCTTTTATCTTGTCAAATTTAAAACGCTTTTTTAAGACCCACTTCCTAAGGTATTTCAACTATCCGAAATATCAATATTTTAGATATTCCGTCAAAAATCATGTCTACCAAAAAACACCTAAATATGAACCCATATGACCATTGGAATaaggatttagagtttctttgtagaactgtatttgtctattttcttcactacaaatgaatgtcttaataaTGATATATGAATTATGTTTTAGAAGATAAACGGTTCAAATCGTTAAAATACATCATAGAGTGACCCCCACAAAAACTCTATCAGAAGTCATGCAAAAAATATAGTGCAACGAATCCATCCCTTATAAATATAATCACCAGATTCCGCTCTTCTATAAAATTTGGGCTTTACAATGGttacaataatttttaaaacttgcatatttttctcaaaaattctgaaaaaggacattaattaccaaattataaATTTCATTCTCAATGTGGGTATTAAGAAAAGCCCTTGTGGTTGTATTTTGATTTCAACACCGTTTGACGATGAGATATTGTATGTTGTGATACTCCATGTTCTCAGTTTCTTGTTGTGTTGATGAACTTGAGAGAGTCGATTCTTTAGGTTCGTTGTCTTCTTTTTTGTTCAGGTCTGTGTATTTTGATTTCAACACTACACTCTACATTCGCACTCCTGCACGTGCCAAAGTCCTTATTTTAATCACGCATGCTATGTAATTTCAAAGCATTGTTCTTCCCATTGTAACAGTAGAGATTTTTATGGATACACGATCTACCTTTTTCTTAATAGCACTTGATTCACCAAATTGTCTAAATTTCTAGTCGAAGAACCCTGTGGACTGGTAGCTTCTTCCGCAAGTTTCTTCCACTCCATGaccttgtttttcattttcttgccCTTCTCCCCTTCCATTAACTCTCTAACAAGCTTCTCCACTTCATCTCTCTTCACATCATTATCAATCTCCATGCCGATCCCCCATTCATTGCAAGTATAGTAACAGTTGGTTGTCTGGTCGGCAAAGAAGGGCCAACAGAGCATAGGCACCCCTGCAGACAAGCTCTCAATGGTTGAATTCCAACCGCTGTGCGTCAAAAACCCGCCAACCGACGGATGGTTTAGGACTTGCTCTTGGGGGCACCAACTCGCTAGTAAACCtctttccttggtttcaaaCTCAAACTCTGGTGGAAAAATCGCTGATTCACCAATAACCAAATCAGGTCTAATTGCCCACAAGAAGGGAAGCTTACTATTTGCAAGGCCCCAACCAAACTCCCAAAGCTGTTGTGGTGTCAGGGATATTAAGCTGCCAAAATTCACATAAACAACTGAATTTCGCGCCTTGGTGTTTAACCATTCAAGGCACTCGGTTTCTTCTTTCCACATACTATATCCCATAGGCTTCAAAGGGTCTAGTGGAAattgattgagaagcaattggagaGGGCCAATGGAATAAACAGGTGGAGGTATAGATGACAGAGCACTCAAAACATCCGGCTCCAATGCATCAAAAGTATGAACAACAACTGCTGAAGCTTCATGAACTCTTTCAACTGCTTCCAAGGAGAATTTAAACACAAGGTCATTCGGATCTGTAACTCGAAAGCAAGTTGGGAGATCCCTCAAACGGATACCCTTCATTCCTGGAACCCAATCAATTACCATCTCCAAAAATCCATTTGTCAAGCAGCTCTCGTCTACAACACAACATCCAAGTAAAGGCAAATTAATCTCATCAATAGTTTGTCTGATAAATTGGCAAAAGGAGTA belongs to Malus sylvestris chromosome 17, drMalSylv7.2, whole genome shotgun sequence and includes:
- the LOC126609725 gene encoding 7-deoxyloganetin glucosyltransferase-like; translated protein: MTSSKEVVGNKPHAVCTPLPLPSHVTAMLKLAKLLHHKGFHITFVNTEYNHKRFLNSLGPSSLNGLPDFRYESIPDGLSDNDTRQEFPLLQESIRKNFLAPLLNLLKKLNDRNPPVTCMVSDGFMTSTITAAKQLEIPIVAFFPFAAAGFMGSKQYPILVEKGLAPLKDESCLTNGFLEMVIDWVPGMKGIRLRDLPTCFRVTDPNDLVFKFSLEAVERVHEASAVVVHTFDALEPDVLSALSSIPPPVYSIGPLQLLLNQFPLDPLKPMGYSMWKEETECLEWLNTKARNSVVYVNFGSLISLTPQQLWEFGWGLANSKLPFLWAIRPDLVIGESAIFPPEFEFETKERGLLASWCPQEQVLNHPSVGGFLTHSGWNSTIESLSAGVPMLCWPFFADQTTNCYYTCNEWGIGMEIDNDVKRDEVEKLVRELMEGEKGKKMKNKVMEWKKLAEEATSPQGSSTRNLDNLVNQVLLRKR